The Canis lupus familiaris isolate Mischka breed German Shepherd chromosome X, alternate assembly UU_Cfam_GSD_1.0, whole genome shotgun sequence genome has a segment encoding these proteins:
- the LOC119878136 gene encoding histone H2A-Bbd type 2/3-like, translating to MPRGLRSRAVPQPGRSPRPRAVSARRGPARGFRGSRGGRAGRPEGRAASRSARAGLAFSVCQMERLLRAGRYAKRLGASAPIFLAAVIQFLTATVLGLAGDEARHRRTAYITPELVDRALHNHELLSGLFTMTTVSQVAPARY from the exons ATGCCCCGGGGTCTCCGCAGCCGAG CCGTGCCGCAGCCGGGCCGCAGCCCGAGGCCCCGCGCCGTGAGCGCGCGCCGAGGCCCCGCGCGCGGCTTCAGGGGGAGCCGTGGAGGGCGGGCCGGCCGCCCCGAAGGTCGTGCCGCCTCGCGCAGCGCCCGCGCGGGGCTGGCCTTCTCCGTGTGCCAGATGGAGCGCCTCCTGCGGGCCGGCCGCTACGCCAAGCGCCTGGGCGCGTCCGCCCCCATCTTCCTGGCGGCCGTCATCCAGTTCCTGACGGCCACCGTGCTGGGGCTGGCGGGCGACGAGGCCCGGCACAGGCGCACCGCGTACATCACCCCGGAGCTCGTGGACCGGGCGCTGCACAACCACGAGCTGCTCAGCGGCTTGTTCACGATGACCACCGTGTCCCAGGTGGCCCCGGCCCGGTACTAG
- the LOC119878137 gene encoding 40-kDa huntingtin-associated protein-like: MRGVRGGAGPAGGGAGGRGGGGGGAGPGPEAGDFLARYRQVSSKLRKRFLRKPNVAEAGEQFAQLGRELRAQECLPYAAWCQLAVARCQQALFHGPGEALALTEAARLFLRQERDARQRLACPAAYGEPLQAAASALGAAVRLHLELGQPAAAAGLCLELAAALRDLGQPAAAAGHFLRAAQLHLPQLPLAALQALGDAASCQLLARDYSGALAVFTRMQRLAREHGSHPLRQPPPAPPPPAPPLPLAPPAAASTSSASASTSSASASSSSALGAFSDVLVRCEVSRVLLLLLLQPPPAKLLPEHAHTLEKYSWEAFDGHGPDGAGQLPDELFLLLQSLVMATHEKDTEAVKSLQVDMWPLLSAEQNHLLHLVLQEAVSPSGQGV, encoded by the exons ATGCGCGGGgtccgcgggggggcggggcccgcagggggcggggccgggggacgCGG cggcggcggcggcggcgcgggcccggGGCCCGAGGCCGGGGACTTCCTGGCCCGCTACCGGCAGGTGTCGAGCAAGCTGCGTAAGCGGTTCCTGCGGAAGCCGAACGTGGCGGAGGCGGGCGAGCAGTTCGCGCAGCTGGGCCGGGAGCTGCGCGCGCAGGAGTGCCTGCCGTACGCCGCGTGGTGCCAGCTGGCCGTGGCGCGCTGCCAGCAGGCGCTGTTCCACGGGCCCGGGGAGGCGCTGGCGCTGACCGAGGCCGCGCGCCTCTTCCTGCGGCAGGAGCGCGACGCCCGCCAGCGCCTCGCCTGCCCCGCGGCCTACGGGGAGCCGCTGCAGGCCGCCGCCAGCGCGCTGGGCGCCGCCGTGCGCCTGCACCTGGAGCTGGGCcagccggccgccgccgccggcctgTGCCTCGAGCTGGCCGCCGCCCTGCGCGACCTGGGCcagccggccgccgccgccggccaCTTCCTGCGCGCCGCGCAGCTGCACCTGCCGCAGCTGCCCCTGGCCGCGCTGCAGGCGCTGGGCGACGCCGCCTCCTGCCAGCTGCTGGCGCGCGACTACAGCGGCGCCCTGGCCGTCTTCACGCGCATGCAGCGCCTGGCGCGGGAGCACGGCAGCCACCCGCTGCGGcagccgcccccggccccgccgccgcccgccccgccgctgCCCCTGGCCCCGCCGGCGGCGGCGTCGACCTCGTCGGCCTCGGCCTCGACCTCGTCGGCCTCGGCCTCGTCCTCGTCGG CGCTGGGCGCCTTCTCGGACGTGCTGGTCCGCTGCGAGGTGTCCCgcgtgctgctgctgctcctgctgcagcCGCCGCCCGCCAAGCTGCTGCCCGAGCACGCCCACACGCTGGAGAAGTACTCCTGGGAGGCCTTCGACGGCCACGGGCCCGACGGCGCCGGCCAGCTTCCCGACGAGCTGTTCCTGCTGCTCCAGTCCCTGGTCATGGCCACCCACGAGAAGGACACGGAGGCCGTCAAGTCGCTGCAGGTGGACATGTGGCCGCTGCTCAGTGCGGAGCAGAACCACCTGCTGCACCTCGTTCTGCAGGAAGCCGTGTCCCCGTCGGGGCAGGGCGTCTGA